The Streptomyces pactum genome contains a region encoding:
- a CDS encoding DinB family protein: protein MTTERREPAADADERTMLEGWLEYHRQTLAWKCEGLTDAQLRTASAAPSTLSLMGLVRHMAEVERSWYRRMLADEDAGPIYYTDEDPDGEFRLTEADTWQEARATWQAEIGVARRNAAGFGLDEPTRGRHRRTGERYTLRWIHTHMIEEYARHNGHADLVRERLDGATGD, encoded by the coding sequence ATGACGACCGAACGCCGTGAACCCGCCGCCGACGCCGACGAACGCACCATGCTGGAAGGCTGGCTGGAGTACCACCGGCAGACCCTCGCGTGGAAGTGCGAGGGCCTCACCGACGCCCAGCTCAGGACCGCCTCCGCCGCCCCGTCCACGTTGTCCCTGATGGGACTGGTGCGGCACATGGCGGAGGTGGAGCGGAGCTGGTACCGCAGGATGCTGGCGGACGAGGACGCCGGCCCCATCTACTACACGGACGAGGACCCGGACGGCGAGTTCCGTCTCACCGAGGCGGACACCTGGCAGGAGGCCCGCGCCACCTGGCAGGCCGAGATCGGGGTGGCCCGGCGCAACGCGGCCGGTTTCGGCCTCGACGAACCGACCCGGGGCAGGCACCGGCGCACCGGCGAGCGCTACACCCTGCGCTGGATCCACACCCACATGATCGAGGAGTACGCCCGCCACAACGGGCACGCCGACCTGGTCCGCGAACGCCTCGACGGCGCCACGGGCGACTGA
- the fabG gene encoding 3-oxoacyl-ACP reductase FabG gives MSTTEQRVAVVTGAARGIGAATAVRLAAEGRAVAVIDLDEAACKDTVEKITAAGGKAIAVGCDVSDEARVEAAVARIAEELGAPTILVNNAGVLRDNLLFKMSASDWDTVMNVHLRGAFLMSKACQKHMVDAGFGRIVNLSSSSALGNRGQVNYSAAKAGLQGFTKTLAKELGKFGVTANSVAPGFIATEMTKATADRVGMGFDDFKAAAATQIPVARVGEPDDIANAIAFFTGEAAGFVSGQVLYVAGGPLD, from the coding sequence ATGTCCACCACTGAGCAGCGGGTCGCCGTAGTCACCGGAGCCGCACGCGGCATCGGTGCCGCCACCGCCGTACGACTGGCCGCCGAAGGCCGCGCCGTCGCCGTCATCGACCTCGACGAGGCGGCCTGCAAGGACACCGTCGAGAAGATCACCGCGGCGGGCGGCAAGGCGATCGCGGTCGGCTGCGACGTCTCCGACGAGGCGCGGGTCGAGGCGGCCGTCGCCCGGATCGCCGAGGAGCTGGGCGCCCCCACCATCCTCGTCAACAACGCGGGCGTGCTGCGCGACAACCTGCTGTTCAAGATGAGCGCCTCCGACTGGGACACCGTGATGAACGTGCACCTGCGCGGCGCCTTCCTGATGTCGAAGGCCTGTCAGAAGCACATGGTGGACGCGGGCTTCGGCCGCATCGTCAACCTGTCCTCCTCCTCGGCGCTCGGCAACCGCGGCCAGGTCAACTACTCCGCCGCCAAGGCCGGCCTGCAGGGCTTCACCAAGACCCTCGCCAAGGAGCTCGGCAAGTTCGGCGTCACCGCCAACTCCGTCGCCCCCGGCTTCATCGCCACCGAGATGACCAAGGCCACCGCCGACCGCGTCGGCATGGGCTTCGACGACTTCAAGGCCGCCGCCGCCACCCAGATCCCGGTCGCGCGCGTCGGCGAGCCCGACGACATCGCCAACGCCATCGCCTTCTTCACCGGCGAGGCCGCCGGCTTCGTCTCCGGCCAGGTGCTGTACGTGGCCGGCGGACCGCTCGACTAG
- a CDS encoding DUF3037 domain-containing protein, producing the protein MSDRHVFEYALLRVVPRLERGECVNAGVLVYCRGKSYVGARTHLDESRLLALDPQVDLAGVRAALGAVEGVCAGGDAAGQAAGDDPGRRFRWLIAPRSTIVQPGPVHTGLTADPAAETERLLDLLVR; encoded by the coding sequence GTGAGCGACCGCCACGTCTTCGAGTACGCGCTGCTGCGCGTCGTACCCCGCCTCGAGCGGGGGGAGTGCGTCAACGCCGGGGTGCTCGTGTACTGCCGGGGCAAGTCCTACGTGGGTGCCCGCACCCACCTCGACGAGAGCAGGCTGCTGGCGCTGGACCCGCAGGTGGATTTGGCCGGCGTGCGTGCGGCGCTCGGTGCCGTGGAAGGCGTGTGCGCCGGCGGGGACGCGGCGGGCCAGGCGGCCGGCGACGATCCCGGCCGGCGTTTCCGCTGGCTGATCGCCCCCCGTTCCACGATCGTCCAGCCGGGCCCCGTCCACACCGGCCTCACGGCCGACCCGGCGGCCGAGACGGAACGGCTCCTCGACCTGCTGGTGCGCTAG
- a CDS encoding Gfo/Idh/MocA family protein, with amino-acid sequence MKVGVIGLGDIAQKAYLPVLATLPGVELHLHTRTPATLTRVADGLRVPGGQRHAGLGGLLAEGLDAAFVHAPTAAHPEIVTRLLEAGVPTYVDKPLAYELADSERMVALAEERGTGLAVGFNRRHAPGYAQCAEHPRELILMQKNRTGLPEEPRTMILDDFIHVVDTLRFLVPGPVDDVSVRARVEDGLLHHVVLQLAGDGFTALGVMNRLSGSAEEILEVSGQDTKRQVVNLAEVIDHKGQPTVRRRGDWVPVARQRGIEQAVLAFLDAVRAGEVLSARDALETHELCERVVRAVAERSA; translated from the coding sequence GTGAAGGTCGGCGTCATCGGACTCGGCGACATCGCGCAGAAGGCCTACCTGCCGGTGCTCGCCACCCTGCCCGGGGTCGAGCTCCATCTGCACACCCGTACCCCGGCGACGCTCACCCGGGTCGCCGACGGACTGCGCGTCCCGGGCGGGCAGCGCCACGCCGGCCTCGGCGGACTCCTCGCCGAGGGCCTCGACGCCGCCTTCGTGCACGCGCCGACGGCCGCACACCCCGAGATCGTGACCCGGCTGCTGGAAGCCGGCGTACCGACCTACGTCGACAAGCCGCTCGCCTACGAACTCGCCGACTCCGAGCGCATGGTGGCCCTCGCCGAGGAACGCGGCACCGGCCTCGCCGTCGGCTTCAACCGGCGCCACGCCCCCGGGTACGCGCAGTGCGCCGAGCATCCGCGCGAGCTGATCCTCATGCAGAAGAACCGCACGGGCCTGCCCGAGGAACCGCGCACGATGATCCTCGACGACTTCATCCACGTCGTCGACACGCTGCGCTTCCTGGTGCCCGGCCCGGTCGACGACGTGAGCGTCCGCGCCCGCGTCGAGGACGGCCTGCTCCACCACGTGGTGCTCCAGCTCGCCGGGGACGGCTTCACCGCGCTCGGCGTCATGAACCGGCTCAGCGGCTCGGCGGAGGAGATTCTCGAGGTGTCCGGTCAGGACACCAAGCGCCAGGTGGTCAACCTCGCCGAGGTGATCGACCACAAGGGCCAGCCGACCGTGCGACGGCGCGGGGACTGGGTCCCGGTGGCCCGTCAGCGCGGCATCGAGCAGGCGGTGCTCGCCTTCCTCGACGCCGTGCGCGCCGGCGAGGTGCTCAGTGCCCGGGACGCGCTGGAGACCCATGAGCTGTGCGAGCGGGTGGTGCGGGCGGTCGCGGAGCGCTCCGCCTGA
- a CDS encoding ABC transporter substrate-binding protein, which translates to MFNRNRGLRRVAAIVSISSLVTGCGILSSDSSKDEGPIVVGTTSAPSTLDPAASWDGSWELFRNIYQTLLSYPNGASAPEPDAAEQCAFTDSTYQVYRCELRAGLTFSNGDRLDAQAVKHSIDRIKDINVNGGPAGLLGSLERVQAPSEREVVFHLNKPDATFPFVLATPAMSIVEPGGYPADALREDGEVVGSGPYTLESYEDGERAELVRNDRYEGFAERHNDAVTVRYFKDSTGMVKALRDGDIHVTYRGLAADDIITLQGRTSKDEDLQLVEGSGTEIRYLVFNPEDPWAGRKEVRQAVAQVIDRAAIAHKVYQDTVDPLYSMVPKGLTGHTTGFFDDYGDPSVDKAREILTDAGITEPVPLTLWYTTDRYGSETAQEFKEVKRQLEASDLFTVTLKSRPWKTYVAGYQKGEYPVFGRGWSPDFPDAENFIAPFVGKQNALGTPYLAPEITGELLPRSRRESDRANVEEEFERAQQILVNDARLLPLWQGKQYVAASADISGAERAMDPSTIMMMWQLYRKTSW; encoded by the coding sequence GTGTTCAACCGGAACCGAGGCCTGCGGCGGGTGGCGGCCATCGTGTCCATATCGTCTCTGGTCACCGGATGCGGCATCCTGTCGTCCGACAGTTCGAAGGACGAGGGGCCGATCGTGGTGGGGACGACCAGCGCCCCCAGCACGCTGGACCCGGCCGCTTCCTGGGACGGTTCGTGGGAGCTGTTCCGCAACATCTACCAGACGCTGCTCAGCTACCCCAACGGCGCGAGCGCGCCCGAGCCCGACGCCGCCGAGCAGTGCGCGTTCACCGACTCCACGTACCAGGTGTACCGGTGCGAGCTGCGTGCGGGCCTGACCTTCTCCAACGGGGACCGGCTGGACGCCCAGGCCGTCAAGCACTCGATCGACCGGATCAAGGACATCAACGTCAACGGCGGTCCCGCCGGTCTGCTGGGCAGCCTCGAACGGGTCCAGGCGCCGAGCGAGCGCGAGGTGGTCTTCCACCTCAACAAGCCCGACGCCACCTTCCCGTTCGTGCTCGCCACCCCCGCCATGTCGATCGTCGAGCCCGGCGGCTACCCGGCCGACGCCCTGCGCGAGGACGGCGAGGTCGTCGGTTCCGGCCCGTACACGCTCGAGTCGTACGAGGACGGCGAGCGGGCCGAACTCGTGCGCAACGACCGCTACGAGGGCTTCGCCGAGCGCCACAACGACGCGGTCACCGTCCGCTACTTCAAGGACTCGACCGGCATGGTGAAGGCGCTGCGCGACGGGGACATCCACGTCACCTACCGCGGTCTCGCGGCCGACGACATCATCACGCTGCAGGGCCGGACCAGCAAGGACGAGGACCTCCAGCTCGTCGAGGGCAGCGGCACGGAGATCCGCTACCTCGTCTTCAACCCCGAGGACCCGTGGGCGGGCCGGAAGGAGGTGCGCCAGGCCGTCGCCCAGGTGATCGACCGGGCCGCGATCGCCCACAAGGTCTACCAGGACACCGTCGACCCGCTGTACTCGATGGTCCCCAAGGGCCTGACCGGCCACACCACGGGCTTCTTCGACGACTACGGCGACCCCAGCGTCGACAAGGCCCGCGAGATCCTCACCGACGCCGGCATCACCGAGCCCGTGCCGCTCACGCTCTGGTACACCACCGACCGCTACGGCTCCGAGACGGCGCAGGAGTTCAAGGAGGTCAAGCGCCAGCTCGAGGCCTCCGACCTGTTCACGGTCACGCTCAAGAGCCGCCCCTGGAAGACGTACGTCGCGGGCTACCAGAAGGGCGAGTACCCGGTGTTCGGGCGCGGCTGGTCCCCGGACTTCCCGGACGCGGAGAACTTCATCGCGCCCTTCGTCGGCAAGCAGAACGCGCTCGGTACGCCCTATCTCGCACCGGAGATCACCGGCGAGCTGCTGCCGCGCTCGCGCCGGGAGAGCGACCGCGCCAACGTGGAGGAGGAGTTCGAGCGGGCGCAGCAGATCCTCGTGAACGACGCGCGCCTGCTGCCGCTGTGGCAGGGCAAGCAGTATGTGGCCGCCAGCGCGGACATCTCGGGCGCGGAGCGGGCCATGGACCCCTCGACGATCATGATGATGTGGCAGCTCTACCGGAAGACGAGCTGGTAG
- a CDS encoding TetR/AcrR family transcriptional regulator produces MSARSASPVPPAGTSRADLVADAALALLAERGMRGLTHRAVDEAAGLPQGSTSNLARTRQALLELAVRRLADREARVLALNEMPDPRQGLDSLVDALALATHRALTRNRELTLARYELALEATRRPGLRAHFDAAGARFREQLGALVTAMGSADPARHVLSLVAWADGLMFNCVAGTFHAEVLSLPQVRAGLREVLDGMLDG; encoded by the coding sequence ATGTCCGCACGCTCCGCATCCCCTGTACCCCCCGCCGGCACCTCCCGGGCCGACCTCGTCGCCGACGCCGCTCTCGCCCTGCTCGCCGAGCGCGGCATGCGCGGGCTCACCCACCGTGCGGTCGACGAGGCGGCCGGACTCCCGCAGGGATCCACGTCCAACCTCGCGCGGACCCGGCAGGCGCTCCTGGAGCTGGCGGTGCGGCGCCTGGCCGACCGGGAGGCGCGGGTGCTGGCGCTGAACGAGATGCCCGACCCGCGCCAAGGCCTGGACTCACTGGTGGACGCGCTGGCACTGGCTACGCACCGCGCGCTGACCCGCAACCGCGAACTGACGCTGGCCCGGTACGAACTGGCCCTGGAGGCCACGCGCCGCCCCGGACTGCGGGCGCACTTCGACGCGGCCGGCGCCCGCTTCCGGGAGCAGCTCGGCGCCCTCGTCACGGCGATGGGCTCGGCCGACCCGGCACGCCATGTGCTGTCGCTGGTCGCCTGGGCGGACGGGCTGATGTTCAACTGCGTGGCCGGGACCTTCCACGCGGAGGTGTTGAGCCTCCCTCAGGTACGGGCCGGCCTGCGCGAGGTGCTGGACGGCATGCTGGACGGCTGA
- a CDS encoding FAD-dependent monooxygenase has product MCSERRRVRGGAMTRTRRAVVIGGGIGGLTAAAALHRAGLRVTVLERRPSLQSIGAAISLSPNALRALDVIGLGDEIRALAAWQGDGGLRAPGGRWLSRSSAEAAAARFGGPLVLLHRSTLIGHLAARLPPGAVRTAADALLADPGDSDRPARVRTPDGELEADLVVGADGIRSAVRGTLFPHHPGPVYSGFTTWRLVIPVPGVEFASHETWGRGRIWGTHPLKDGRVYAYAAAVAPAGGHAADEKAELLHRYGDWHDPIPAILAAARPEDVLRHDVHHIAEPLPAHHRGRVALLGDAAHAMPPNLGQGGNQAIEDAIVLAHHHDDLAAYTGARLPRTTAVVRQAVKVARLNLMTSRAGAAVRDTAITVLSKAGPALFLRGFDGIADWRPPQAPYASRRTQVGER; this is encoded by the coding sequence ATCTGTAGTGAGCGTCGCCGAGTCCGAGGAGGAGCCATGACACGCACGAGGCGGGCCGTCGTGATCGGCGGCGGAATCGGCGGTCTGACCGCGGCGGCCGCCCTGCACCGGGCCGGTCTGCGGGTCACCGTCCTGGAACGCCGGCCCTCGCTCCAGTCCATCGGCGCGGCCATCTCCCTGTCGCCCAACGCCCTGCGCGCCCTGGACGTCATCGGCCTCGGCGACGAGATCCGCGCCCTGGCCGCCTGGCAGGGCGACGGTGGCCTGCGCGCCCCGGGCGGGCGCTGGCTCTCCCGCTCCAGCGCCGAGGCCGCCGCGGCGCGGTTCGGCGGGCCACTCGTGCTGCTGCACCGGTCCACCCTCATCGGCCACCTGGCCGCGCGGCTCCCGCCCGGCGCCGTTCGCACCGCCGCCGACGCGCTGCTCGCCGACCCCGGCGACAGCGACCGCCCGGCCCGGGTGCGCACACCCGACGGCGAGCTGGAGGCGGACCTGGTCGTCGGAGCCGACGGCATCCGCTCCGCCGTACGCGGCACGCTGTTCCCGCACCACCCGGGCCCCGTCTACTCCGGTTTCACCACCTGGCGGCTGGTGATCCCGGTACCCGGCGTCGAGTTCGCCTCGCACGAGACCTGGGGCAGGGGCCGCATCTGGGGCACGCACCCGCTCAAGGACGGCCGGGTCTACGCCTATGCCGCCGCCGTCGCCCCGGCCGGTGGGCACGCGGCCGACGAGAAGGCCGAACTGCTGCACCGGTACGGCGACTGGCACGACCCGATCCCCGCCATCCTCGCCGCCGCCCGCCCCGAGGACGTCCTGCGCCACGACGTGCACCACATCGCAGAGCCGCTGCCCGCCCACCACCGGGGCAGGGTCGCCCTCCTCGGGGACGCCGCACACGCCATGCCGCCCAACCTCGGCCAGGGCGGCAACCAGGCCATCGAGGACGCGATCGTGCTCGCCCACCACCATGACGACCTCGCCGCCTACACCGGGGCCCGTCTGCCCCGTACGACCGCGGTCGTACGTCAGGCCGTCAAGGTCGCCCGGCTCAACCTGATGACCAGCCGCGCCGGCGCCGCCGTACGGGACACCGCGATCACCGTGCTGTCCAAGGCCGGACCCGCGCTCTTCCTGCGCGGATTCGACGGCATCGCGGACTGGCGGCCTCCGCAGGCGCCGTATGCTTCCCGGCGGACCCAGGTCGGCGAGCGTTAG
- the lnt gene encoding apolipoprotein N-acyltransferase — translation MKTLDRWLASSWRRSGAAAAAGALPVLAFPGPALWWWAWAALVPWLLLTRTAPTGKRAVYDGWCGGFGFMLAMHHWLLPNLHVFTFVIAALLGVLWAPWGWLVRRLLGGAPSVRRVAASLVVLPSGWLAVELVRSWEGLGGPWGMLGAGQWQVAPALRLASVGGVWLLSFLVVAVNVAVAVLVAVRRARVPALAGLVATAAAASAVWVWAPRPGAGGERVAIAVVQPGIVAGAASADRRFDREEELTRRLAGRDPDLIVWGESSVGFDLDDRPDLARRLAALSRETGADILVNVDARRSDKPGIYKSSVLVGPEGPTGDRYDKMRLVPFGEYVPARSLLGWATSVGEAAGEDRRRGTEQVVMDVGDGLRIGPMVCFESAFPDMSRRLAADGAEVLLAQSSTSTFQHTWAPEQHASLAALRAAETGRPMVHATLTGVSAVYDANGARIGSWLGTDASAARMYEVPLTHGETLYVRYGDWAVYAALLTLATWAAAEGARAVRLRRSAPRPPAPPARTAHGSPARPGH, via the coding sequence ATGAAGACGCTCGACCGCTGGCTCGCCTCCTCGTGGCGGCGCTCGGGTGCCGCCGCGGCCGCCGGCGCGCTGCCCGTGCTCGCCTTTCCGGGCCCGGCCCTGTGGTGGTGGGCCTGGGCCGCCCTGGTGCCCTGGCTCCTGCTGACCCGCACGGCGCCGACCGGCAAGCGCGCGGTGTACGACGGCTGGTGCGGCGGGTTCGGCTTCATGCTGGCCATGCACCACTGGCTGCTGCCCAACCTGCACGTGTTCACGTTCGTCATCGCCGCGCTGCTCGGCGTGCTGTGGGCGCCGTGGGGCTGGCTGGTGCGCCGGCTGCTGGGCGGGGCTCCCTCGGTCCGCCGGGTCGCCGCGTCGCTCGTGGTGCTGCCGTCGGGCTGGCTGGCGGTGGAGCTGGTCCGTTCCTGGGAGGGGCTCGGCGGCCCCTGGGGCATGCTCGGTGCCGGCCAGTGGCAGGTGGCGCCGGCGCTGCGGCTCGCCTCGGTGGGCGGGGTGTGGCTGCTGAGCTTCCTGGTGGTGGCCGTCAACGTCGCCGTCGCCGTACTCGTCGCCGTCCGCCGGGCCCGGGTGCCCGCGCTGGCCGGGCTGGTCGCCACCGCCGCCGCCGCGTCCGCGGTCTGGGTCTGGGCGCCGCGCCCCGGTGCCGGCGGCGAGAGGGTCGCGATCGCCGTGGTCCAGCCCGGCATCGTCGCCGGGGCGGCCAGTGCCGACCGGCGCTTCGACCGCGAGGAGGAGCTGACCCGCCGGCTGGCCGGCCGCGACCCCGACCTGATCGTCTGGGGCGAGAGCAGCGTCGGTTTCGACCTGGACGACCGGCCCGACCTGGCGCGCAGGCTCGCGGCACTGTCGCGGGAGACCGGAGCGGACATCCTGGTCAACGTGGACGCGCGGCGCTCCGACAAGCCCGGCATCTACAAGAGCTCGGTGCTCGTCGGCCCCGAGGGCCCGACCGGTGACCGGTACGACAAGATGCGGCTCGTCCCGTTCGGCGAGTACGTCCCGGCCCGCTCGCTGCTCGGCTGGGCCACCTCCGTCGGCGAGGCGGCGGGCGAGGACCGCAGGCGGGGCACCGAGCAGGTGGTGATGGACGTCGGGGACGGGCTGCGGATCGGGCCGATGGTGTGCTTCGAGAGCGCGTTTCCCGACATGAGCCGCCGACTGGCCGCCGACGGAGCCGAGGTGCTGCTCGCCCAGTCGTCGACGTCGACCTTCCAGCACACCTGGGCGCCCGAGCAGCACGCCTCGCTCGCCGCGCTGCGCGCCGCCGAGACCGGCCGTCCAATGGTGCACGCGACCCTGACGGGCGTCTCCGCCGTCTACGACGCCAACGGTGCGCGGATCGGGTCGTGGCTCGGCACCGACGCGAGCGCGGCACGGATGTACGAGGTCCCGCTCACACACGGCGAAACCCTCTACGTCCGCTACGGCGACTGGGCGGTGTACGCGGCGCTGCTGACCCTCGCCACCTGGGCCGCCGCCGAGGGAGCGCGGGCGGTGCGGCTCAGGCGGAGCGCTCCGCGACCGCCCGCACCACCCGCTCGCACAGCTCATGGGTCTCCAGCGCGTCCCGGGCACTGA
- a CDS encoding HipA family kinase, producing the protein MLTEVTVTRYILPLREGGSLPGLVEADDLGTYVLKFTGAGQGRKTLIAEVVCGELARRLGLRVPRLVTVDLDPVLGLGEPDQQVQDLLKSSGGTNLGMDFLSGALGFDPLAFEVSPEEAGRIVWFDALVNNVDRSWRNPNLLRWRGEVWLIDHGATMIWHHNWPGAETSAARPYDTSDHALARFAPDIRAAAAALAPLVTEELLAEVTAEIPDAWLVDEPGFAAPDDLRRAYARPLLARAATIHDRIRGHR; encoded by the coding sequence GTGCTGACAGAGGTCACCGTGACTCGTTACATCCTGCCCCTGCGTGAGGGCGGTTCCCTCCCCGGTCTGGTCGAGGCCGACGACCTCGGGACCTACGTCCTGAAGTTCACCGGCGCGGGGCAGGGGCGCAAGACGCTTATCGCCGAGGTGGTCTGCGGCGAACTCGCCCGCCGGCTGGGCTTGCGGGTGCCGCGTCTGGTGACGGTCGACCTCGATCCGGTGCTCGGGCTCGGTGAGCCCGACCAGCAGGTGCAGGACCTGCTCAAGTCGAGCGGCGGCACCAACCTCGGCATGGACTTCCTCTCCGGCGCGCTCGGCTTCGACCCGCTCGCCTTCGAGGTGAGCCCCGAGGAGGCCGGGCGGATCGTGTGGTTCGACGCGCTGGTGAACAACGTCGACCGGTCCTGGCGCAACCCCAACCTGCTGCGGTGGCGGGGCGAGGTGTGGCTCATCGACCACGGCGCGACCATGATCTGGCACCACAACTGGCCCGGCGCCGAGACCTCCGCCGCCCGCCCCTACGACACCTCCGACCACGCCCTCGCGCGCTTCGCGCCGGACATCCGCGCGGCCGCCGCCGCACTCGCGCCCCTGGTCACCGAGGAACTCCTCGCCGAGGTCACCGCCGAGATCCCGGACGCCTGGCTGGTGGACGAACCCGGCTTCGCCGCACCCGACGACCTCCGGCGCGCCTACGCCCGGCCGCTGCTCGCGCGGGCCGCCACGATCCACGACCGCATCCGGGGGCACCGGTGA
- a CDS encoding DUF6098 family protein, with protein sequence MGARPLRRSPGPLARPRTRSSCRPGSRLVRSSSPPVTVRRTALLVRFLGRCRQPGQAAQDRLPGLPARSEFGAWPPGPAFRAGAQGPAVRGRATAGVGDQSAAQVGTARPACRGGRRRGLYVRWFRGPERDLPDGTGKDDLTGVRPPGSSARPVDVEARWGGRPVRVRVARLYDYCRLPRLEDPRTRPWLWEPADRDGDVQGMSFGCRRGRAVGPVARRRSP encoded by the coding sequence GTGGGAGCACGCCCGCTCCGTCGCTCCCCTGGTCCGTTAGCACGGCCGCGGACACGCTCCTCGTGCCGCCCGGGCAGCCGCCTCGTGCGGTCCTCGAGCCCGCCCGTGACCGTCCGACGCACCGCCCTTCTGGTCCGCTTCCTCGGCCGCTGCCGGCAGCCCGGGCAGGCCGCGCAGGACCGCCTGCCCGGGCTGCCGGCACGGTCCGAGTTCGGCGCGTGGCCGCCAGGGCCTGCCTTCAGGGCCGGGGCACAGGGTCCTGCCGTCCGAGGGCGGGCCACCGCCGGCGTCGGTGATCAGTCCGCCGCGCAGGTCGGCACCGCGCGTCCTGCGTGCCGAGGAGGCCGGCGCCGCGGACTGTATGTGCGCTGGTTCCGCGGCCCGGAACGGGACCTGCCGGACGGGACCGGCAAAGACGACCTGACCGGTGTGAGACCGCCGGGGTCGTCGGCACGTCCTGTGGATGTCGAGGCCCGGTGGGGAGGGCGACCGGTGCGTGTCCGGGTCGCCCGGCTGTACGACTACTGCCGCCTCCCGCGGCTCGAGGATCCCCGCACGCGGCCATGGCTATGGGAGCCCGCGGACCGCGACGGGGACGTCCAGGGGATGTCGTTCGGATGTCGCCGGGGTCGCGCGGTCGGTCCTGTCGCAAGGCGCCGTTCCCCATAG
- the ung gene encoding uracil-DNA glycosylase produces the protein MTDIAMLPESWREVLGGELQQPYFKELMEFVEEERANGPVYPPREEVFAALEATPYDRVKVLVLGQDPYHGEGQGHGLCFSVRPGVKVPPSLRNIYKEMHAELDTPIPDNGCLMPWAEQGVLLLNAVLTVRAGEANSHKARGWELFTDAVIRAVAGRTDPAVFVLWGNYAQKKLPLIDETRHVVVKGAHPSPLSAKRFFGSRPFTQINEAVAKQGHEPIDWTIPDLG, from the coding sequence GTGACCGACATCGCCATGCTGCCCGAGTCCTGGCGCGAGGTGCTGGGCGGCGAGCTGCAGCAGCCCTACTTCAAGGAGCTGATGGAGTTCGTCGAGGAGGAGCGGGCGAACGGCCCCGTCTATCCGCCGCGCGAGGAGGTCTTCGCCGCGCTGGAGGCCACGCCGTACGACCGGGTGAAGGTGCTGGTCCTCGGGCAGGACCCGTACCACGGCGAGGGGCAGGGCCACGGGCTGTGCTTCTCGGTCCGGCCCGGCGTGAAGGTCCCGCCGTCCCTGCGGAACATCTACAAGGAGATGCACGCGGAGCTGGACACCCCGATCCCGGACAACGGCTGTCTGATGCCGTGGGCGGAGCAGGGCGTCCTGCTGCTGAACGCGGTGCTCACGGTCCGGGCCGGCGAGGCGAACTCGCACAAGGCCCGCGGCTGGGAGCTGTTCACCGACGCGGTGATCCGCGCGGTGGCCGGCCGGACCGACCCGGCGGTGTTCGTGCTGTGGGGCAACTACGCGCAGAAGAAGCTGCCGCTGATCGACGAGACGCGGCACGTCGTGGTCAAGGGCGCGCACCCCTCGCCGCTGTCGGCGAAGAGGTTCTTCGGCTCCCGTCCGTTCACCCAGATCAACGAGGCGGTCGCGAAGCAGGGCCACGAGCCGATCGACTGGACCATCCCCGACCTGGGCTGA
- a CDS encoding SDR family oxidoreductase, with protein sequence MTALPALSGKVALVTGASRGIGYGVAEALVARGDRVCITGRNEDALKEAVDKLGADRVIGVAGKAHDEAHQAVAVERAMEAFGRVDFLVNNAGTNPVFGPIADLDLNVARKVFETNVISALGFAQRTWHAWQKDNGGAIVNIASVAGLSPSPFIAAYGVSKAALINLTAQLAHEFAPRVRVNAIAPAVVKTKFAAALYEGREEEAAAGYPLGRLGVPSDIGGAAAFLTSEQSDWVTGQTLVVDGGIFLNAGVA encoded by the coding sequence ATGACTGCACTGCCCGCACTCTCCGGCAAGGTCGCGCTCGTCACGGGCGCCAGCCGCGGCATCGGCTACGGCGTCGCCGAGGCGCTAGTCGCGCGCGGCGACCGGGTCTGCATCACCGGCCGCAACGAGGACGCCCTGAAGGAGGCCGTCGACAAGCTCGGCGCCGACCGGGTCATCGGCGTCGCCGGCAAGGCGCACGACGAGGCCCACCAGGCCGTCGCCGTCGAGCGCGCGATGGAGGCCTTCGGACGCGTCGACTTCCTGGTCAACAACGCCGGCACCAACCCGGTGTTCGGGCCGATCGCCGACCTCGACCTGAACGTCGCGCGCAAGGTCTTCGAGACCAACGTGATCTCGGCGCTCGGCTTCGCCCAGCGCACCTGGCACGCCTGGCAGAAGGACAACGGCGGCGCGATCGTCAACATCGCCTCCGTCGCGGGCCTGTCGCCCTCGCCCTTCATCGCCGCCTACGGCGTCAGCAAGGCCGCGCTGATCAACCTCACCGCGCAGCTCGCGCACGAGTTCGCGCCCAGGGTGCGGGTCAACGCGATCGCCCCGGCCGTCGTGAAGACCAAGTTCGCCGCCGCCCTGTACGAGGGCCGCGAGGAGGAGGCCGCCGCGGGCTACCCGCTGGGCCGGCTCGGCGTGCCCTCCGACATCGGCGGCGCCGCCGCGTTCCTCACGTCGGAGCAGTCCGACTGGGTCACCGGTCAGACGCTCGTCGTCGACGGCGGCATCTTCCTGAACGCCGGCGTGGCCTGA